Proteins encoded in a region of the Delphinus delphis chromosome 13, mDelDel1.2, whole genome shotgun sequence genome:
- the LOC132436456 gene encoding uncharacterized protein, with product MPASTTIHVLQLLRELLAFVLLSYTVLIGALLLAGWTTYFLVLK from the coding sequence ATGCCGGCCTCGACCACTATCCACGTGCTGCAGCTGCTGCGGGAGCTGCTGGCCTTCGTGCTCCTCAGCTACACGGTGCTCATCGGGGCGCTGCTGCTGGCCGGCTGGACCACCTATTTCCTGGTGCTGAAGTGA